The stretch of DNA ACTATCCACACAAAAAAAGTTTTGTATTAAGGTCACACACAAAGAGAGTGAGATTCTAATTTTGATTAGAGAACAATAGCAGAAGTATCTAAGCAAGTGTATATATGTTTTGTCCTATATATATACTACCTCGTTTAGGATTTTTGGAATGTTTCATTGGTGTTGTTTTGTGTGGTTGTGAGAGCTAATGATCGAAACGCTTTACGAGGTTGGATTAGAATGCTGAGAGTGAAACTGTGAAAGATTCTCCGGGGAGGGCCTGTGATGGTCCAAAAGAACATGAAAAGAAGCCAAAAGTTGAGCAGAACAATAGTGCAGATTTGCGTGGCAAGCAATCAGCGAAGCAAGCTAAGGACAACAGTTCTCAAAGTGGAGAAGCTCCTAAAGAAAATTTCATTCACGTGAGAGCTAGAAGAGGACAAGCCACTAACAGCCACAGTCTTGCAGAAAGAGTACCATCCCTGTCTCACCACAATATTTGTCATGAAAAAGTTTGAGACCctttatgtatttttcattGTCTAATTATACAACTTTTTTTCTTGCAGGTGAGAAGAGAAAAGATTAGTGAGCGAATGAGGCTGCTTCAAGAACTTGTTCCTGGTTGCAACAAGGtgatttaaatattatgattctGTTAAATGGTTTCTCTTGAAACTATGATCATGTCTCTGCATACTACTTTTCTCTTTGGATAAACCATGATGGTGTCTTTGGTTTCTGTTAGATAACTGGCAAAGCAGTAATGCTGGATGAGATAATAAACTATGTGCAATCACTTCAGCAACAGGTTGAGGTATGAAAGTAGTGCCATACTTGATGATTTCAATTTACCATTGAAAATTGAATTGAGCATAGTAAGAgatatttcatgataactcaATATGAAAACTTCTTTGTCTGTTCAGTTATTATGGTTTTTGTGATTTGGTCAGTGAACTTATGAAAGAGATATTTTGCAGTTTTTGTCCATGAAACTTGCCACAGTGAACCCAGAACTAAACTTTGATGTAGACAGGATTCTATCCAAGGATGTGAGTGAAGGCCTTAACCTTCTTGgtccattttctattttttaacaGATTGAATTAAAGATGATTTCATTTCTCTTCATTCAGATTCTTCAATCACGCATAGGACATGGAATTAGTGCATATGGTCCTGGTATCAATTCCTCTCACACATTCCCCAGTGGAAATTTCCATGGAACATTGGCTGGCATGCCTAGTACATCATCACAATTCCCTCCTTTGCCCCAGGTAAAAAGACTAAACATCTCTGAACATGTTACACTCTGATGAGTTTAATTTCTATGCATTGttatcaaagtaaaaaaaataaaaattgctaaTGTAAATAAAACTTAACTTTACATGACTGTTTTGTAAATGAAAGATAGTGTAAAAACCCTTTACAGTTTAGGTGCATATTCTATTTACACTGTTGTAATCAACACCCTTTAGttctgaattttgaaaaatactgATACTCTTACATGCAGAATGTTTTGGACCATGAGTTCCAAAGCTTCTATGGAATTGGATACGATTCTAATACAGCACTTGACAACTTGGGACCAAATGGTAATAGTAGACAGAATCTCAGTTTAATTTTGGTTGTCTGCACAATCAATATCAAGTGCTTGATTCTTTGTAGTTTATTGTTAAATTGAACAGGGCGGTTGAAAACAGAGTTATAGTGTGTGGATTCTTATATAGCCAtgttacaacaacaacaacaacaacaacaaagactTTGGAATTTTCTTGTTGACTGCACAATTTAACTGAAGGTTGAAAATGGGGGAACAatagagagaaagaaaataaagggtTTAGCTGTATAGGGTCCTTAATACCTAACTGTTGGCTCTTCGAAGTTTTAGCAGAAGATGACTTGTTAGATTTATGAATTGGAAAATGAGTTACACATTATAATGTGTGAAATctagatgatgatgatgtagaACAAGTTGCAATGGTCTTGTTTAATGGCATGGAGAGCAGTATTTTGTGGAGCATGCGAGTAAAGTGTGTGCAACTATCATTACTTTTGTtgaatcattattattattattatgtatagaGTTGCCAGGTTCAGATTTTTGAAGCACATTGTTTTCAAGTTTCAACAGTGTTGCAGATTTGATAGTGTGTGTACTTGTGCAAGGATTTATGGTTGttcttatgtttttcttttcaaaagaaaatgtaaCTAATGAGAGAAGCTTCTTAGTGCATGCATCTATCTACAAGGGTGAAAATGTTGCAACTTGTATGATGGTGGTGAGAGATTGTTTATGTAGATCAGTGCTTCAAGTATTggtgtttctttttttcattttatggtGTTCTTTACATAACATGATGTGTTCTTCACTGATCCAACTTGTTAGAGAGAAAATGGGATAATTACTGAAAATCTAAATGGTTTTATACTGTCATATTTATTCACAGACATGATAAGTTTGATgttttttattctcaaataCAAAATCAAACTTCATTTGTAATGTTCAAGTTCTCTGGTATAGTTGGTTGAACATCTTACATGAATTGTTTTAAACTCTCTTAAATGTCATCAAGTCCTATGAATAAAGAAAGATAAACTTGATTTCTAATTAATTCATAGTATAAAAAAAACTGGTACGGTTGTTGTACTCATTAATCTttgttaaatgttgaaatattttatatctgTCAAAACTGACCAAAATTGATTAGAATCCAATGTATGAATTGGAGAAAATTACAATCACATCTTTTGAggtatttttaaacaatatttacacTTGTTATCTCttgcattttaaatataatgatatttactgtatttaaattttaaaatttatacttgtaataagttaatatttttcattattcatttatttatttttatactaaaaatGTTCTCATAAAACAAACTTTGTTATTGTAGTAAACATATatgtaacttatttttaaaagaaattctaaAATACTTGCCTCTTACATaacaacacaaaattaaaatgtgaaataaataagatttatacaattaatcaattaaaaatacgtactctaaaaaaataaaggttataAAATATGTAACATCTGCATTTAAGAAAATTACTCTTAATTGAATATCAATACATTGCAAGTGAAACTGcgtattaattcatttttcaaCAGCAtaagatataattttaaaatatttaatacgaAATTTACAATGTTTGATCATACAGCAATTTATAATTCGGTGACATCATTTACATCACAAATATTGGAAGAAGAACAGCGACCAAATATGTAAGTAAATATAAGGTTTATAAATGTGAAACGTGTACCGAAATGGTTAAATGTTGGTCATCTAAGTTTTTAATGTTACGAGGTTGCTTTTTCTGCTGCGGACCTGTGATTCACTTCTGCACGTTTCAAAGATAATAATGGCTTCTTAATTATCACAGTTTATTGGGGGTTGAAATAGAGTCTGGTTTTGTTGACGAAACAAACACAAAGAAAGCTTGCAAGAAACTATTATATTGCCAAAAATCAGTGTTGATACTTGGTTTTGTGGTATCTTTGTGAGGTTACAACATTGACTTTTGTTGTTTAACGCTTCAAAACAAAGGTGACCAAAATGTGTCTTCGTCTGCTTCCAATGATAGATTAGGTGAACAACAACGGTTCTGATTAAAGTTTGGTGTGAGATTGAAGGTTACTATGTGGGTAAGAAGTTGAGCTAACACCAACTCACGTTGCATGCTCCATAGTTTCTTCTATAAAAGACTCTTTATGCAATGCAATGGAAATCAGCAGTGTGCATTCACAGAGCATTTCTAAACTGTTGTCAAAATCTTCTTCTGCTATTCATTCTTCTGAAGTTCTTGTATTCAATCATGGGTACGTGTAGTTTGTCTAACGTGATTTTCTCGTTTGTGTTTCTGATGTTGTTCTCAGCAAGCAGCCACACGATGGTTGCTGGAGCACGTGTTCTTTTGGAACCAACATTGTCAAAACCAGAAGTGTCACAACTTCCTAAACCCCAGTTTTCAGCATCAAATATCCCTGCATTCCCAAAGCTTGAGCTCCCTAAGGTTCCTGAGTTGCCCAATATAGCTGAAATACCACCTTTGAAGATTCCTGAATTGCCTAAACTCGAATTTCCAAAGGTTACTGAATTATCTAAGCCAGAGTTATCTAAAGTTCCTGAATTGTCTAAACCAGAGTGGCCTAAAGTTCCTGAATTGTCTAAACCAGAGTTGCCTAAAGTTCCTGAATTGCCTAAGCCAGAGTTGCCTAAAGTACCTGAGATGCCTAAGATCCCTGAATTGCCTAAACCCGAGTTATCTAAGGTTTCAGAATTTTCAAAGTTAGAGTCGCCTAAAGTCCTTGAAGTGCCTAAGTCTGAGTTGCCCAAAGTTCCTGAATTACCTAAGTTCGAGTTGCCTAAGCCAGAATTGCCTAAAATCCCTGAATTTCCTAAACCCGAGTTGCCTAAAGTTCCTGAATTGCCTAAACCAGAGCTACCTAAAGTTCCTGAATTGTCTAAATCAGAGTTGCCTAAAGTTCCTGAATTGCCTAAACCAGAGTTGCTTAAAGTTCCCGAACTACCTAAACCAGAGTTACCTAAAGTACCTGAATTGCCTAAACCAGAGTTGCCTAAAGTTCCTGAATTGCCTAAACCAGAGTTACCTAAAGTTCCGGAATTGTCTAAGCCAGAGTTGCCTAAAGTACCTGAGATGCCTAAGATCCCTGAATTGCCTAAACCCGAGTTATCTAAGGTTTCAGAATTGTCAAAGTTAGAGTCGCCTAAAGTCCCTGAAGTGCCTAAGTCTGAGTTGCCCAAAGTTCCTGAATTACCTAAGTCTGAGTTGCCTAAGCCAGAATTGCCTAAAATCCCTGAATTTCCTAAACCCGAGTTGCCTAAAGTTCCTGAATTGCCTAAACCAGAGCTACCTAAAGTTCCTGAATTGTCTAAATCAGAGTTGCCTAAAGTTCCTGAATTGCCTAAACCAGAGTCGCCTAAAGTTCCCGAACTACCTAAACCAGAGTTACCTAAAGTACCAGAGTTGCCTAAAGTTCCTGAATTGTCTAAACCAGAGTTACCTAAAGTTCCCGAATTGCCTAAGCCAGAGTTGCCTAAAGTACCTGAGATGCCTAAGATCCCTAAATTGCCTAAACCTGAGTTATCTAAGGTTTCAGAATTGTCAAAGTTAGAGTCGCCTAAAGTCCCTGAAGTGCCTAAGTCTGAGTTGCCCAAAGTTCCTGAATTACCTAAGTTCGAGTTGCCTAAGCCAGAATTGCCTAAAATTCCTGAATTTCCTAAACCCGAGTTGCCTAAAGTTCCTGAATTGCCTAAACCAGAGTTACCTAAAGTTTCTGAATTGCCTAAACCAGAGTTGCCTAAAGTTCCTGAATTGCCTAAACCAGAGTTGCCTAAAGTTCCCGAATTGCCTAAGCCAGAGTTGCCTAAAGTACCTGAGATGCCTAAACCCGAGTTATCTAAAGTTTCTGAATTGTCAAATTTAGAGTCGCCTAAAGTCCCTGAAGTGCCTAAGTCCAAGTTACCTCAAATCCCTGAATTGCCTAAACCCGAGTTGCCTAAAGTTTCCGAACTACCTAAACCAGAGTTGCCTAAAGTACCTGAGATGCCTAAGACCCCTGAATTGCCTAAGCCCGAGTTATCTGGAGTTCCTGAGTTGTCCAAAGTTCCTGAATTACCAAAGTTTGAGTTGCCTAAGCCGGAGTTGCCTAAAATTCCTAAATTGTCTAAACCAGAGTTACCTAAAGTTTTCGAATTGCCTAAGTCAGAGTTACCTACAATCCCTAAATTACCTAAACCAGAATTTCCTAAAATTCCTGAGTCGATGAAACCGAAGTTGCCTAAAGTTTCAGAACTACCAAAGCAAGAAATTCCTTAAATGCCTAAGATTCTGAATTGTCAAGTACAAGTTGTCTTCAATATCTAAGAAGCCTAGAGTTCCTGTAACATTTTCATGCACCAATCCTGGAGTTCGAATCATGCCATTTGTCGTCTTGTCCTTAGTTGATAACTGGATGCATTCCGGTGCCTAGTTCTTTCTGCTTCATGGATGTGATGAGATTCTTATGAAATTTCGGTTGTGTATAATATGTTATAGCTGGTTGAGAGTTGAGTGTGTTTTGGTTTATTCGTGTTTTGAACCTTTCTATGTAAGTTATATCCGGTGTGAAGTTCTTTACATATACTACAACATAGTGATATACATATCTTCATGTGTTAATTGTTGGGAATTTAATACGATTGTATTTGCTTGATATTACTTCCATATGTATGTTTCCCCTTTAGTTTCAGCCGTTaagctttttcttcttcttcttgttttaacaaaatatacaaCTCCAAATTAAGCTATAAATATGGTGATTAGACatttcaaacttttaaattatgcacatctattataaatacaatgtgtatttaaaactttatagcAAGTTTGAAGTTATTAATAGAAATAGGATATACCATACAACCAAAGTGATTGGTGTTTGATTCGCCATTCTTGAAAATACAAAAAGCTTTATCACATCAAGACAAAGATTGATATTGATTTTCATGAtccataaagataaaaaataaaaaataaacatgtttgtaatcaataaatttgaacgcgaaattgaaattcatgttttaaattttaatacattttgattttcaaacattaaaaataaatagatatattcTTCTTAATCCAACGATGTTAATTTtctttacatattaaataatgtttcaaATTGACACTTAAAGTGAAacatgtaaacaattcaaacgCTAATCATATGTTATAAACCCTATTTAACACATcaagaaaaattaatagaattaaGTTTAGATAACtatatttatttggttttaaaatttaaaaatcaaactatattgaaataaaaacaaatttcaatccCACCTCAATGTTCCTTGTAAAAATGTATTCAACCTACAAAAATATCATacataaaaatcaaaactttattAACTCTCAAGTAAACTTTTATGATAGAAGGAAAGAATAACTCCATATtgacaatattaaaataaagagataattatatgaaaaacaaaaacaaaaacttgtaCTAATCTCATCGTaatgtcaaattttaaaatttaaattaagattaatcaaatttaacatggctgataattattaaaaaataaaatcaaattaaaagtaaatattgaaTCAAGAAATAGTAtttcaaagaataaaaaatataagatctactcttattttataactcaaaactcaatatctaaattaaatattttcagtACTATAGATTTTATACACTTGCAACTAACGAAAAGTTTCTATCAACCATTTGAACACgtctttcttttatctttatatcgAAATTGAttcctttttaaatttttattgtttaaaataacattatatctcaatttaatatatttatttatttataagcgCAAGACTtacattgttttttatattaaatttagatCTAGTTTTCCCCAAGATTAAGAATTATTATTTTCGTCTCGTAGTTTAGAAATGACCCATATTTTGTCTTTAcgataattaaaaatgataaaaaataaccttaaagatgaaaatgaaatatcatTAAAATCGGACAAAgctaactaattttaaatttagaaagaaagaaaagtagtTCAAATTTGTTGAACAAAGAAAGTATTTAagtataaaaagaatgaaatatttttattttgataaatcaCAATAAGTGTCAATTTGAGTTAATTTGTTTGCATCACAATAAACACTTCACAATTAAAGCATTTAAGCAATTTAATATGTCACCCAGATCTGTTATCGAAGCACTGCCGATCCCGTTTTATTAAAAATGGGCAAATCGTGTCTATACCCTTTTTATCCAGCTTGTGTCATCTCAgctaaaatactaattttttcttatctaaTAATCACGAACacatttgaaaatatatttaaaataagtagTAAATCTATACTCTACagcaaaattttatttagtgagtAATCAGAAGGGTTGAATTTGCATAAAAATTTGCTTCTGTTAAACGCAAGCACCACACATCTACTACACCCAACACCTTCAAACTAATTTAGCAATTGCTTCTCGCATCCTATCATTTTATTCAATTCCGTTTTTGTCCCTGAGAATTTTATGGGTATTGCTTCCTACTCCAAGATCTCCTTCAAAGTTCGCTGGTATATATCACCCATTGTTCTGTCCCCACATAAGAAACCAAAAAGGGTG from Vigna unguiculata cultivar IT97K-499-35 chromosome 8, ASM411807v1, whole genome shotgun sequence encodes:
- the LOC114194107 gene encoding transcription factor bHLH74, which produces MGGQENAMGFQHGNENILTCPSSALSGANVNVSDMAISSVSMAKPSDVANPFLASSAWDPLVSLSQAQTFGGSSMVSHAEFANANSSYPLVLENQGMSNTSHLVQYMSDSNLGGMVPKVHSYASRGFSEMVGAAAPFGQHGSGDVANSGYPPHYNPIKEAQINGEQSQVEDSIPEEEAPGSGPSGNRRKRGLDHNSTFSPNKNAESETVKDSPGRACDGPKEHEKKPKVEQNNSADLRGKQSAKQAKDNSSQSGEAPKENFIHVRARRGQATNSHSLAERVRREKISERMRLLQELVPGCNKITGKAVMLDEIINYVQSLQQQVEFLSMKLATVNPELNFDVDRILSKDILQSRIGHGISAYGPGINSSHTFPSGNFHGTLAGMPSTSSQFPPLPQNVLDHEFQSFYGIGYDSNTALDNLGPNGRLKTEL
- the LOC114195520 gene encoding protein PELPK1-like — encoded protein: MGTCSLSNVIFSFVFLMLFSASSHTMVAGARVLLEPTLSKPEVSQLPKPQFSASNIPAFPKLELPKVPELPNIAEIPPLKIPELPKLEFPKVTELSKPELSKVPELSKPEWPKVPELSKPELPKVPELPKPELPKVPEMPKIPELPKPELSKVSEFSKLESPKVLEVPKSELPKVPELPKFELPKPELPKIPEFPKPELPKVPELPKPELPKVPELSKSELPKVPELPKPELLKVPELPKPELPKVPELPKPELPKVPELPKPELPKVPELSKPELPKVPEMPKIPELPKPELSKVSELSKLESPKVPEVPKSELPKVPELPKSELPKPELPKIPEFPKPELPKVPELPKPELPKVPELSKSELPKVPELPKPESPKVPELPKPELPKVPELPKVPELSKPELPKVPELPKPELPKVPEMPKIPKLPKPELSKVSELSKLESPKVPEVPKSELPKVPELPKFELPKPELPKIPEFPKPELPKVPELPKPELPKVSELPKPELPKVPELPKPELPKVPELPKPELPKVPEMPKPELSKVSELSNLESPKVPEVPKSKLPQIPELPKPELPKVSELPKPELPKVPEMPKTPELPKPELSGVPELSKVPELPKFELPKPELPKIPKLSKPELPKVFELPKSELPTIPKLPKPEFPKIPESMKPKLPKVSELPKQEIP